The Pseudomonas triclosanedens genome has a window encoding:
- a CDS encoding tRNA-uridine aminocarboxypropyltransferase → MSHAVARLRDERLARCVKPFVARGSRSPRCPGCRLRPNYCMCGLRPQVEANAGMCLVMFDTEPLKPSNTGWLIAETVPDTWAFGWSRIEVDPALLALLDDPQWQPYVVFPGEFVQPERVVTEVLPEAGRRPLFILLDATWNEARKMFRKSPYLDRFPVLSITPDALSRYRLRRSKFDEHLCTAEVAALCLGLAGDRRAGDALDAYLDVFSERYLGSKCQQPLDQQSPAHQALMPFTRRSDS, encoded by the coding sequence ATGAGCCACGCCGTTGCCCGTCTTCGCGACGAACGGCTTGCCCGTTGCGTCAAGCCGTTCGTGGCCCGTGGTTCGCGCTCGCCGCGTTGCCCAGGCTGCCGCTTGCGGCCGAACTACTGCATGTGCGGCCTGCGCCCGCAGGTAGAGGCCAATGCTGGGATGTGCCTGGTGATGTTCGACACCGAGCCGCTCAAACCCAGCAATACCGGCTGGTTGATCGCCGAAACGGTTCCCGATACCTGGGCCTTTGGATGGTCGCGCATCGAGGTCGACCCGGCCCTGCTGGCGCTGCTCGATGATCCGCAGTGGCAGCCGTATGTGGTGTTTCCCGGCGAGTTCGTGCAGCCGGAGCGGGTAGTCACCGAGGTGCTGCCCGAGGCGGGCAGGCGGCCGCTGTTCATCCTGCTGGATGCGACCTGGAACGAGGCGCGCAAGATGTTCCGCAAGAGCCCGTACCTGGACCGTTTCCCGGTGCTGAGCATCACGCCGGATGCACTGTCGCGCTATCGCCTGCGCCGTTCCAAGTTCGACGAGCATCTGTGCACCGCGGAAGTCGCAGCGCTGTGCCTGGGGCTGGCAGGCGACCGCCGCGCCGGCGATGCGCTGGATGCCTATCTGGATGTGTTCAGCGAACGCTACCTGGGCTCCAAGTGCCAGCAGCCACTGGACCAGCAGAGCCCGGCGCATCAGGCACTGATGCCGTTCACCCGGCGCTCTGATTCCTAG
- a CDS encoding DMT family transporter, which produces MKSHALRADILMLITAMIWGVSFVAQRLGMDAIGPFLYTGLRFALGALVLLPLLAWSSKRGAQPFNRGLLLAGLAIGIALTLGINLQQVGLLFTSVTNSGFITGLYVIIVPLLGLFLGHRTGLGTWLGAALAVIGMAMLSIGPNFHVASGDWLQLTGALVWGCHVLLVGLFASRYDPIRLAFLQFVTCSVVSLALAVIFEEIHWDAIAQAGPALLYGGLLGVGTGFTLQVVAQKHAIASHAAIILSLEAVFAAIAGAVFLDETLHMRGYIGCGLMLLGMLVAQLWPKKAEAKPA; this is translated from the coding sequence ATGAAAAGCCACGCCTTGCGCGCCGATATCCTGATGCTGATTACCGCGATGATCTGGGGGGTATCCTTCGTCGCACAGCGCCTGGGAATGGACGCCATCGGCCCGTTCCTCTATACCGGCCTGCGTTTCGCGCTCGGCGCGCTGGTGCTGCTGCCGCTGCTGGCCTGGTCGAGCAAGCGCGGCGCCCAGCCGTTCAACCGTGGCCTGCTGCTGGCGGGCCTGGCAATCGGCATCGCTCTGACCCTGGGGATCAATCTGCAACAGGTCGGCCTGCTGTTCACCAGCGTCACCAACTCCGGATTCATCACCGGCCTGTACGTGATCATCGTGCCGCTGCTGGGGCTGTTCCTGGGCCATCGCACCGGCCTGGGTACCTGGCTCGGCGCGGCCCTTGCGGTGATCGGCATGGCGATGCTCAGCATCGGTCCGAACTTCCACGTCGCCTCCGGCGACTGGCTGCAACTCACCGGCGCACTGGTCTGGGGTTGCCACGTACTGCTGGTGGGCCTCTTCGCCAGCCGCTACGACCCGATTCGCCTGGCCTTCCTGCAATTCGTGACCTGTTCGGTGGTCAGCCTGGCCCTGGCGGTGATTTTCGAAGAAATCCACTGGGACGCCATCGCCCAGGCCGGCCCTGCGCTGCTCTATGGCGGCCTGCTCGGAGTCGGTACCGGCTTCACCCTGCAAGTAGTGGCGCAGAAGCACGCCATCGCGTCGCATGCGGCGATCATCCTCTCGCTGGAAGCGGTGTTCGCTGCCATCGCCGGCGCCGTCTTCCTCGACGAAACGCTGCACATGCGCGGCTACATTGGCTGTGGGCTGATGCTCCTGGGCATGCTGGTAGCACAACTGTGGCCGAAGAAGGCCGAGGCGAAGCCGGCCTGA
- a CDS encoding DUF3820 family protein, whose translation MLDKLQLLKIARTPMPFGKYQGRMLVDLPEEYLLWFHRKGEFPKGELGQLMQLTLELKIDGLDGLIKPLKR comes from the coding sequence ATGCTCGACAAACTGCAGTTGCTGAAGATCGCACGCACCCCGATGCCCTTCGGCAAATACCAGGGGCGCATGCTGGTGGACCTGCCGGAAGAATACCTGCTGTGGTTCCACCGCAAGGGCGAGTTTCCCAAGGGTGAGTTGGGCCAACTGATGCAATTGACCCTCGAGCTCAAGATCGACGGCCTCGACGGCCTGATCAAACCGCTGAAACGCTGA
- a CDS encoding quorum-sensing-regulated virulence factor family protein, which translates to MLRLTALALCLALPAAHAASLKNYELSQMLDKVAKESSEGTPRAINEDILDQGYTVDGNQLINHLSVRASHAERMRANPDSVRSQLGDSVCSNTGYRQLLAKGAILTYSFTEYKTNAPVATERFDAGSCKIKPQK; encoded by the coding sequence ATGCTGCGCCTCACCGCCCTCGCCCTCTGCCTCGCCCTTCCCGCAGCGCACGCCGCTTCGCTCAAGAACTACGAACTGTCCCAGATGCTGGACAAGGTCGCCAAGGAAAGCAGCGAAGGCACTCCGCGCGCGATCAATGAGGACATCCTCGACCAGGGCTACACCGTCGATGGCAATCAACTGATCAACCACCTCAGCGTCCGCGCCAGCCACGCCGAGCGCATGCGCGCCAATCCGGACAGCGTACGCAGCCAGTTGGGCGACAGCGTCTGCAGCAACACCGGCTACCGCCAGTTGCTGGCCAAGGGCGCGATCCTCACTTACAGCTTCACCGAGTACAAGACCAACGCCCCGGTAGCCACCGAGCGCTTCGACGCCGGCAGTTGCAAGATCAAGCCGCAGAAGTAA